In Niallia sp. FSL W8-0635, one genomic interval encodes:
- a CDS encoding serine hydrolase domain-containing protein yields MKKLFLGLSLFLFLTLSFSEPTSAKEYSTPSGIPIENIEEFVDEYVQDYIGETSAGAIVVITKDDHILLSKGYGYADIENKIRMNPRTSILEWGSISKLFVWVSVMQMAEQGKIDLDEDIREYLPKYFLAKLTYDEPITMVHLMNHNAGFEDSIFDLGYSSKEQVKSLEEGLKIAEPKQIYKPGEVVAYSNYSTSLAAYIVERVSGQKFYEYVSSNILSKLEMNHTTPHISIEKNQDFFQNKTKGYELVEPQNFLLATPFYMSLYPSGEINGTAEDLAKFAMSLMPRDDQGSILFNKKDTLTKLLSQSYSPTENAVGIAHGFWEYEGAKRGLLHGGNTASFSSMIHIVPEDRFGIIVLTNQAGESNLTYGLTKELVGEKKLTSSKKLPHAKTTEGTYIYARKMDSSFIKMYYYYFTQLKIKATSNKEIEVNVGGLKANYIQTEPYVYKYKDGNELFLAMDTLSFQLKDNKVHKISTLYTDFLPLDINKAWLTTSAALFLYCILFFLLASISCIILLVRNWRQKRPTLRIQKWNYLLHFTGLAMIINVVILAIRMLINSNRAYPEIFLQIVANYCFTFISLLTIIFIIFDWKKAVIHTKQKFFYLLSVCTMMILVLLMITWNFYH; encoded by the coding sequence ATGAAAAAACTTTTTCTTGGTTTATCATTATTTTTGTTTTTGACGTTATCCTTTTCAGAACCAACCTCAGCAAAAGAATACTCAACACCTTCTGGAATTCCTATCGAGAATATCGAAGAGTTTGTTGATGAGTATGTACAAGATTACATCGGAGAAACTTCTGCAGGTGCAATTGTTGTAATTACAAAAGATGACCACATCCTTTTATCCAAAGGCTATGGGTATGCAGATATAGAAAATAAAATCCGCATGAATCCGAGAACATCGATTTTAGAATGGGGATCTATAAGCAAGCTATTTGTCTGGGTATCCGTTATGCAAATGGCGGAACAAGGAAAAATAGATTTGGACGAAGATATACGAGAATATTTGCCCAAATACTTTTTAGCAAAGCTAACCTACGATGAACCGATTACGATGGTACATTTAATGAATCATAATGCTGGATTTGAAGATAGCATTTTTGATTTAGGATATTCCTCAAAAGAACAAGTGAAATCATTAGAAGAAGGCTTAAAAATAGCCGAACCAAAGCAGATATATAAACCAGGTGAAGTAGTAGCCTATTCTAATTATTCCACTTCTTTAGCTGCTTATATTGTAGAAAGAGTTAGTGGACAAAAATTCTATGAATATGTATCGAGTAATATTTTATCAAAATTAGAAATGAACCATACAACTCCCCATATCTCGATTGAAAAGAACCAGGATTTTTTTCAAAACAAAACAAAAGGTTATGAACTTGTAGAGCCACAAAACTTCCTTTTAGCCACTCCTTTTTATATGTCTTTATATCCAAGCGGAGAGATAAATGGAACAGCAGAAGATTTAGCGAAATTCGCAATGTCATTAATGCCAAGGGATGATCAAGGCTCCATTCTTTTTAATAAGAAAGATACATTAACAAAGCTCTTATCACAAAGTTATTCTCCAACTGAAAATGCTGTAGGGATTGCACATGGATTTTGGGAATACGAAGGCGCCAAAAGAGGGCTGTTGCATGGCGGAAATACTGCCTCTTTCTCAAGCATGATTCACATCGTCCCAGAAGACAGGTTTGGCATAATTGTTTTAACCAATCAAGCAGGAGAATCAAATCTTACTTACGGTCTTACGAAGGAATTGGTTGGCGAAAAGAAATTAACTAGCTCAAAGAAATTGCCCCATGCCAAAACTACAGAAGGAACCTATATTTACGCTCGTAAAATGGATAGCTCCTTTATAAAGATGTATTATTATTATTTCACTCAGCTTAAAATAAAAGCCACTAGCAACAAGGAGATAGAAGTAAATGTAGGTGGATTAAAAGCAAATTATATTCAAACAGAACCTTATGTCTATAAATATAAGGATGGAAATGAACTATTTTTAGCAATGGATACTTTATCTTTTCAATTAAAGGATAATAAGGTTCATAAAATTTCTACATTATATACAGATTTTTTACCTTTAGATATAAACAAAGCTTGGCTTACAACTAGTGCTGCCTTATTTCTATATTGCATCCTGTTCTTTCTCCTAGCTTCGATTTCCTGCATTATACTTTTAGTAAGAAACTGGAGACAAAAGAGACCAACGTTAAGAATTCAAAAATGGAATTATTTATTACATTTCACTGGACTAGCAATGATTATTAATGTCGTTATCCTTGCAATAAGGATGTTAATTAACAGTAATCGAGCATACCCTGAAATATTTTTACAGATTGTTGCCAATTATTGCTTCACCTTTATAAGCTTACTAACGATTATTTTCATTATCTTTGATTGGAAGAAAGCAGTAATACATACTAAGCAGAAGTTTTTTTATCTTTTGTCCGTATGTACTATGATGATTCTAGTATTGTTAATGATCACTTGGAATTTTTATCATTAA
- a CDS encoding ABC transporter substrate-binding protein — MKFNKMKKYSLLTGILSASLLFSSACSNEGASSNNDSSKGDKVVVDLFNGKVEIADQLKALTDQYSKEHPDVTFNIETVGGGADGTAALKAKFASNTAPDIFGNGGYQEALTWIDKLEDLSDQPWIKDAYESALVPMTVDGKIYGQPVNLEGYGFAYNKLLFEKAGITELPTTFSELEAAAEKLKAAGITPFSIGYGEWWVLANHGLNVPFAYQDDADAFIKGLNDGTAKIEGNEYFDKYFDLLDLTIKYGNKNSLTTDYNTQVTLFATGETAMIQQGNWVQPMIDKITPNMEIGFIPMPLSDDEAKSDKLMVDVPTNWVVHKDAPEKDKEAALDFLNWMVTSDFAKESIVKDFKYVPAFKTITATAEDIGPLGAELQKYSQEGKTYTWQFMKYPDGAGQEFGASLQAYVGKQKSREETMKALDDTWTKLKK, encoded by the coding sequence ATGAAGTTTAACAAAATGAAAAAATATTCCTTATTAACTGGTATTTTATCTGCTTCCCTTCTTTTCTCAAGCGCCTGTTCGAATGAGGGAGCATCAAGTAATAACGATTCAAGCAAAGGTGATAAGGTAGTCGTTGACTTATTTAATGGTAAAGTAGAGATAGCAGACCAATTAAAAGCATTAACAGACCAATATTCAAAAGAACATCCAGATGTAACCTTTAACATTGAAACAGTCGGCGGTGGAGCAGATGGAACAGCAGCCTTGAAAGCTAAATTCGCCTCTAATACAGCCCCTGATATTTTTGGAAATGGCGGATACCAAGAAGCCTTAACGTGGATAGATAAATTAGAGGATCTATCGGACCAACCATGGATTAAAGACGCTTATGAAAGTGCCTTAGTTCCAATGACAGTGGATGGTAAAATTTACGGGCAGCCTGTAAACCTTGAAGGATATGGATTTGCCTATAATAAGTTGTTATTTGAAAAAGCAGGAATTACAGAATTACCAACAACGTTTTCAGAATTGGAAGCTGCTGCTGAAAAATTAAAGGCTGCTGGCATTACTCCTTTTTCCATAGGTTATGGGGAATGGTGGGTATTAGCTAACCATGGACTAAATGTACCATTTGCATACCAAGATGATGCAGATGCCTTTATTAAAGGGCTAAACGACGGAACTGCTAAAATCGAAGGCAATGAGTACTTTGATAAGTATTTTGATTTACTTGATTTAACCATTAAGTACGGAAATAAAAACTCACTAACAACTGACTATAATACACAAGTTACATTATTTGCAACTGGTGAAACAGCAATGATTCAACAGGGTAACTGGGTTCAACCAATGATCGATAAAATTACTCCTAATATGGAGATAGGCTTTATTCCAATGCCATTAAGTGACGATGAAGCTAAATCAGATAAACTAATGGTTGATGTACCTACAAACTGGGTCGTTCATAAAGATGCTCCTGAAAAAGACAAAGAAGCTGCATTAGATTTCTTAAACTGGATGGTTACTTCCGATTTTGCAAAAGAGTCAATTGTGAAGGATTTCAAATATGTCCCTGCTTTTAAAACAATAACAGCAACGGCTGAGGATATTGGACCATTAGGAGCAGAGCTTCAAAAGTATTCACAGGAAGGAAAAACATATACATGGCAGTTTATGAAATATCCAGATGGTGCTGGTCAGGAGTTCGGTGCTAGTCTTCAGGCATATGTTGGCAAGCAAAAATCACGTGAGGAAACAATGAAAGCATTAGATGATACATGGACTAAGCTAAAAAAATAG
- a CDS encoding phosphotransferase family protein, whose amino-acid sequence MNLGEPLAIGNTAKIYLNDNKIFKIYKDYLPSTEAAMEASKQIFAHSCGLPVPEVIEINKMEKNQVLIMEYIKGKTLGDLLFENPEKAEYYMSMSIDIQQQIHHYEGNNLPPILAKWRSQVEGSHILDGETKSLILAKLEVMPNEKRLCHGDFHLYNLVLADEKVWIIDWVDAGTGDVCADICRTYLLYLENHQELADLYLNIYCSKTDYLKEAILEWLPIVSAARLSENVSPYNKDKLLNIINRYL is encoded by the coding sequence GTGAATTTAGGAGAACCATTAGCTATTGGAAATACAGCAAAGATTTATTTAAATGATAATAAAATTTTCAAAATATATAAAGATTATCTTCCATCTACAGAAGCGGCAATGGAGGCATCGAAACAAATATTTGCTCATTCTTGTGGTTTACCTGTTCCGGAAGTTATAGAAATAAACAAAATGGAAAAAAATCAAGTTTTAATAATGGAATACATAAAAGGAAAAACTTTAGGAGATCTATTGTTTGAAAATCCTGAGAAGGCAGAATATTATATGAGCATGTCCATCGATATCCAACAACAAATTCATCATTATGAAGGGAATAATCTTCCACCAATCTTGGCAAAGTGGCGCAGCCAAGTTGAAGGCTCGCATATTCTAGATGGTGAAACAAAATCACTTATTTTAGCTAAGTTGGAGGTAATGCCAAATGAGAAAAGACTCTGCCATGGGGATTTTCACCTTTATAATCTCGTATTAGCAGATGAAAAAGTATGGATAATCGATTGGGTAGATGCAGGAACAGGAGATGTTTGTGCAGATATATGTAGAACCTATCTCCTTTATCTGGAAAATCATCAGGAACTTGCTGATTTATATTTGAATATCTATTGCAGCAAAACCGATTATTTAAAAGAAGCGATATTAGAATGGCTGCCTATTGTTTCAGCCGCAAGATTAAGCGAAAATGTTTCTCCATATAACAAAGACAAGCTTTTAAATATTATTAATCGTTATTTATGA
- a CDS encoding 3D domain-containing protein — translation MRSLKKLMAISLSSVIFLTSTIMVQAETSQETLNKAKNQLNQNEQLINEKEAEKQKTLKELEAVQEDLKSVETVMQQNKEKIANLQAKIEETQQQIEKKKEEIVVLEDKVLARKDVMKERLVSLQNTDQTNVVLEVLLNAKDFADFISRATAISIIFDGDKNILDQQEADLKKIEEEKLAIDQQEEELTGQYDQLAASQNELQQNLAKRKDAVSAVQKKFASISKEVQLAESQKNAVLAQISEAESALKKEQAEVKQNTVVKVSTSDKVASVSSEPKSSSSKKSSSKSSSSNDVMYVTATAYSHQDTKADITALGYNIKKNKNMKLIAVDPAVIPLGSKVWVEGYGEAIAGDTGGAIKGHKIDVLMSSSSKAKAWGRKTVKIKILN, via the coding sequence ATGCGTTCCTTAAAAAAACTAATGGCCATTTCGTTAAGTAGTGTCATCTTTTTGACATCGACGATTATGGTACAAGCAGAAACGAGTCAAGAAACACTCAACAAAGCGAAAAATCAATTGAATCAAAATGAGCAATTGATTAATGAAAAAGAAGCAGAAAAGCAAAAAACTTTAAAAGAGTTGGAAGCTGTTCAAGAAGACTTAAAATCCGTTGAAACAGTAATGCAGCAAAATAAAGAAAAAATAGCGAATCTGCAAGCAAAAATTGAAGAAACGCAACAACAGATAGAGAAAAAGAAAGAAGAGATTGTTGTTTTAGAGGATAAAGTACTAGCACGTAAAGATGTTATGAAAGAGCGTCTTGTATCCTTGCAGAATACAGATCAAACGAATGTCGTTTTAGAAGTACTGTTAAATGCAAAGGACTTTGCTGATTTTATTAGTAGAGCAACAGCTATTTCGATCATTTTTGATGGAGATAAAAATATATTAGATCAGCAGGAAGCAGATCTAAAGAAGATTGAAGAAGAGAAACTAGCAATTGATCAACAAGAAGAAGAATTAACAGGACAATATGATCAACTTGCAGCTTCTCAAAATGAACTGCAACAAAATCTAGCTAAAAGAAAAGATGCAGTTTCGGCTGTACAGAAAAAGTTTGCATCTATTTCAAAAGAAGTGCAGCTAGCTGAAAGTCAAAAAAATGCTGTGCTTGCACAAATAAGCGAAGCAGAGTCTGCATTGAAGAAAGAGCAAGCAGAAGTAAAGCAGAATACTGTCGTAAAGGTTAGTACATCGGATAAAGTAGCGAGTGTATCAAGTGAACCTAAATCTTCTTCAAGCAAGAAATCTTCTAGCAAATCTTCAAGTAGCAATGATGTAATGTATGTAACTGCTACGGCTTACAGTCATCAAGATACAAAGGCTGATATTACAGCGCTTGGATATAATATTAAAAAGAATAAAAATATGAAATTAATTGCAGTCGATCCAGCAGTCATTCCATTAGGTTCAAAGGTTTGGGTAGAAGGCTATGGTGAAGCCATTGCAGGAGATACTGGTGGAGCTATTAAAGGACATAAAATTGATGTCTTAATGTCATCTAGCAGCAAGGCAAAGGCATGGGGACGTAAGACAGTGAAAATAAAAATATTGAACTAA
- a CDS encoding zinc ribbon domain-containing protein, which yields MESKGCVKCGGTEVGTKDVAMSGTGLSKLMDIQHNTFTVVFCKKCGYSEFYNKQTSKGSNILDLFLG from the coding sequence ATGGAAAGTAAAGGCTGTGTAAAATGCGGTGGAACAGAGGTAGGAACAAAAGATGTAGCAATGTCAGGAACAGGCTTATCCAAGCTAATGGATATTCAGCATAATACATTTACTGTTGTCTTTTGCAAGAAATGTGGATACTCAGAGTTCTATAATAAACAAACGTCAAAAGGGTCTAATATTCTAGATTTATTCTTGGGATAA
- a CDS encoding PadR family transcriptional regulator produces the protein MIPLLILGLLKQKPGSYGYELLALMEERHYKYIVNFTKGSFYYNLQQLEEKQYIQQVDQLDNTREKRNYIITELGDKEFEKLMFKYGSKTDYINLSFYAAMLFADEYKKEELTKLINIQIEQTQKKIFLLEQTLQHNETIPTYFKKMLENSRSHHLVNVQWFEGLLKDI, from the coding sequence TTGATACCATTACTCATTTTAGGCTTATTAAAACAAAAACCAGGTTCTTACGGATACGAATTGTTGGCACTAATGGAAGAGAGACATTATAAATATATAGTGAATTTTACTAAGGGATCCTTCTATTATAATCTTCAACAATTAGAAGAAAAGCAATATATTCAACAAGTGGATCAATTAGATAATACTAGAGAAAAGCGTAATTATATTATCACAGAACTAGGTGATAAAGAATTCGAAAAATTGATGTTTAAGTATGGTTCTAAGACAGATTATATAAATTTATCTTTTTATGCAGCAATGTTATTTGCAGATGAATATAAAAAAGAGGAACTAACAAAACTAATAAATATACAAATCGAACAAACGCAAAAGAAAATTTTTTTATTAGAACAAACGCTTCAGCATAATGAAACGATTCCTACTTATTTCAAAAAGATGTTGGAAAATTCACGTTCACATCATTTGGTAAATGTTCAATGGTTTGAAGGACTGTTAAAAGATATCTGA
- a CDS encoding ribosomal maturation YjgA family protein, with the protein MNQLNGKYKGNERINYMVTALFMVALGLFSRRFSNLLPDIISEHAGDMLWAMMVYFGFRFLFVEKKILLAMIGSILFSFGIECSQLYQADWINELRNTTLGALILGRGFLFVDLVRYLSGIVLALMVDKLLICRKK; encoded by the coding sequence ATGAACCAGCTAAATGGAAAATACAAAGGCAATGAGAGAATAAATTACATGGTTACTGCCTTATTTATGGTGGCATTGGGACTTTTCTCCAGAAGATTTAGTAATCTGCTCCCAGATATTATTAGCGAGCATGCAGGAGACATGCTGTGGGCAATGATGGTATATTTCGGCTTTCGTTTTCTCTTTGTTGAAAAGAAAATCCTGTTAGCTATGATAGGCAGTATTCTGTTTAGCTTTGGAATAGAATGTAGTCAATTATATCAAGCAGACTGGATAAATGAGCTCAGAAATACGACATTAGGTGCGCTGATATTAGGAAGGGGATTTCTTTTTGTTGATTTAGTCCGCTATTTATCAGGGATAGTATTAGCTTTGATGGTGGACAAATTATTAATTTGCAGAAAAAAATGA
- a CDS encoding GNAT family N-acetyltransferase, translated as MTQISIEKPKLEHAKAIQRICSTGWRQTVEGMLSEECQKQTVEFWYTFDRIEKDIENGSYSYVALLDSQVVGVIGGGITDENVSEVFVLYMDEKYRYQGIGRLLLEALTKDQVELGATKQWVSVQEGNHRGIPFYEARGFIFQEKKIAVTKTGEEQVSLRYARAIS; from the coding sequence ATGACGCAAATTTCAATAGAAAAACCAAAACTAGAACATGCAAAAGCGATTCAAAGAATTTGCTCGACGGGTTGGCGGCAAACGGTAGAAGGCATGCTTAGTGAAGAATGTCAGAAGCAAACGGTTGAATTTTGGTACACGTTTGATCGGATTGAAAAAGATATAGAGAATGGGAGCTATTCCTATGTTGCCCTACTTGATTCTCAAGTAGTTGGTGTAATTGGAGGGGGAATAACGGACGAAAATGTCTCGGAGGTTTTCGTTCTTTATATGGATGAAAAATACCGCTATCAAGGGATTGGAAGACTACTACTTGAAGCATTGACTAAAGATCAGGTAGAACTTGGGGCAACAAAACAGTGGGTTTCTGTACAAGAAGGAAATCACAGAGGGATCCCATTTTATGAAGCAAGAGGCTTTATTTTTCAAGAGAAAAAGATAGCTGTTACAAAAACAGGAGAAGAGCAAGTATCTTTACGATATGCTCGAGCAATTTCTTAA
- a CDS encoding CBO0543 family protein, with the protein MKNKLEKRIELSSWIIMSFLLIVLVPRSKIREAQLSFLFKQVITWIFGLLVVEKNLISYPSRLFFKKANKSSFTFEYFVYPALCSFFNLYYPEKRNPFYKFCYYFVFSGIITGFELIACKYTKLINYKNWTWYWSLITMWITYYISRIYYRWFFKDKLKAPVV; encoded by the coding sequence TTGAAAAATAAACTCGAAAAAAGAATTGAACTATCATCCTGGATTATTATGTCATTTTTATTAATAGTATTAGTACCAAGAAGTAAAATTCGAGAAGCACAATTATCATTTTTGTTTAAACAGGTTATTACTTGGATATTTGGTTTACTAGTAGTTGAAAAAAATCTAATATCCTATCCATCTCGTTTATTTTTCAAAAAGGCTAATAAGAGTAGTTTTACTTTTGAATATTTTGTTTATCCAGCATTATGTTCATTTTTCAATCTGTATTATCCAGAGAAAAGAAATCCCTTTTATAAATTCTGTTATTACTTTGTGTTTTCAGGAATAATTACAGGATTTGAACTAATTGCTTGTAAATACACAAAGTTAATCAACTACAAAAATTGGACATGGTATTGGAGCTTAATAACAATGTGGATCACATATTATATTTCGCGAATCTACTACAGATGGTTTTTTAAAGATAAATTAAAAGCTCCAGTGGTATAA
- a CDS encoding nitroreductase family protein — translation MELKDVIHGHRSIRKYEDKEVSQELLDQILEAGIRASSSGNMQSYSIIVTKDKELKNQLYSAHMDQSMVVDAPILLTFCADFNRMRKWLELNDAPVHFDNYMSFMIGAIDATLVSQNCALAAENAGLGICYMGSTLANCDQIGKLLNLPENVVPIVGYSLGYPAENPAPRDRLPIHGLVHYDTYQDYSNQDILEIYKERDEKGWNRYMDVPRLKEMTEQLGLKNLAQIYTIAKYTKESHHEFSQTVLNYLEKQNFMNNG, via the coding sequence TTGGAATTAAAGGATGTTATACACGGGCATAGATCGATACGAAAATACGAAGATAAGGAAGTTAGTCAAGAGCTATTGGATCAAATATTAGAAGCTGGAATTCGTGCTTCATCCAGTGGGAATATGCAATCTTATTCGATTATCGTTACGAAGGATAAGGAGCTTAAAAATCAATTATACAGTGCACATATGGACCAATCCATGGTTGTGGATGCACCTATCCTCCTAACATTTTGTGCAGATTTCAATCGGATGCGAAAATGGCTTGAGTTGAATGATGCACCTGTTCATTTTGATAATTATATGAGCTTTATGATTGGTGCAATTGATGCAACATTAGTATCACAAAATTGTGCTTTAGCAGCAGAAAACGCTGGCCTTGGTATTTGCTATATGGGCTCTACTCTTGCGAATTGTGATCAAATTGGCAAGCTACTAAATTTACCAGAGAATGTTGTACCTATTGTAGGTTATTCTTTAGGCTATCCTGCAGAAAATCCAGCCCCGCGTGATCGACTGCCGATACATGGACTTGTTCACTATGATACCTATCAGGATTATTCGAACCAAGATATTCTTGAAATCTATAAAGAACGCGATGAAAAAGGCTGGAATCGCTATATGGATGTCCCTCGACTGAAAGAAATGACAGAACAATTAGGATTAAAAAATCTTGCTCAAATTTACACCATTGCAAAGTATACGAAAGAATCTCATCACGAATTTTCACAGACTGTACTGAATTACTTGGAAAAACAAAATTTTATGAATAACGGGTAA
- a CDS encoding GNAT family N-acetyltransferase — translation MIIRKLTKEEKPPIELLVTADPSVNLVKEYLKKGLCYVAEEKNQMIGVYVLLPIEEEAIELINLAVAEDYQGKGLGKKLVFHALEVATQLGFKVMEVGTGNSSIGQLALYQKCGFRINHIDKDFFLKNYEEEIYENGIRCVDMIRLSQDI, via the coding sequence ATGATCATTCGAAAGTTAACAAAAGAGGAGAAGCCTCCTATCGAGTTATTAGTAACAGCAGATCCATCTGTAAATCTAGTAAAAGAATATCTAAAAAAGGGTTTATGCTATGTTGCAGAAGAAAAGAATCAAATGATCGGTGTTTATGTGTTGTTACCAATAGAAGAAGAAGCAATAGAATTAATAAATCTAGCAGTAGCAGAAGACTATCAAGGAAAAGGATTGGGAAAGAAGCTAGTTTTCCATGCGCTAGAGGTAGCGACACAGCTAGGATTTAAAGTGATGGAAGTAGGCACTGGTAATAGCAGTATAGGTCAGCTTGCTCTTTATCAAAAATGTGGGTTTCGAATCAATCATATTGATAAAGATTTTTTTCTGAAAAACTATGAAGAAGAAATCTATGAAAACGGAATTCGATGTGTCGATATGATTAGGCTCTCACAGGATATATAA
- a CDS encoding translation factor GTPase family protein produces the protein MNKTIGILAHVDAGKTTFSEQLLYHTNSIKKRGRVDHQSAFLDSHLIEKQRGITVFADQGIIEYGNSTYYLIDTPGHVDFSPEMERAIQVMDFAIVVISAVEGIEGHTETVWGLLKKHRIPTFFFINKTDRTGADVERVLAEIHSQFTVDVCNISSFDSSNMSEALMEFIAERDEALLDYYMDKGYQPALWLEKMQQMVGSCRLFPCAYGSALQDIGVKEFFDCFDQLTTTTYKKTEPFSGRVYKIRYDESGTRITFIKAKSGTLRVREELIYGNGDMEKITQIRKYSGTQFQQVKEGYAGELFAVTGLTNAVVGDGVGALLEKAEYEMVPTLRSKVVFEPGINKKEALKYFRILEAEDPSLQVTWEEKLQDIHLHVMGKIQLEVLQEIVCERFALQVQFDRPEILYKETIETDTIGYGHFEPLRHYAEVHLQLEPGKRNQGIVFESTCHTDHLSIAIQNLIRQHLFEREHHGILTGAPLTDIRVTLLTGRAHNKHTHGGDFREATYRALRQGLEKAHNRLLEPYYSFKIKVDMDQMGRVLSDIQTAYGEFDAPETIEDKVVLTGKVPVATFMEYSTTLAAFTQGKGQLSFTFAGYYPCHNEEEVMDRLGYDKNADPEYTSSSIFCAKGAGYTVSWENAEAMMHCL, from the coding sequence ATGAATAAAACGATTGGAATATTAGCACATGTCGATGCCGGGAAGACGACTTTTTCCGAACAGCTTCTTTATCATACTAATAGTATAAAAAAACGGGGGCGTGTGGATCATCAAAGTGCATTTTTAGATAGTCATCTTATTGAAAAACAACGAGGAATCACCGTCTTTGCAGATCAAGGCATCATAGAATACGGAAATTCAACGTATTATTTAATTGATACCCCAGGGCATGTTGATTTTTCTCCTGAAATGGAAAGAGCGATTCAAGTAATGGATTTTGCGATTGTTGTTATTAGTGCAGTAGAGGGAATCGAAGGACACACGGAAACAGTTTGGGGTCTTTTAAAAAAACATCGAATTCCAACTTTTTTCTTTATCAATAAAACAGATCGAACGGGTGCGGATGTAGAGCGTGTTCTCGCAGAAATACATTCGCAATTTACGGTAGATGTATGTAATATTTCTTCATTTGACAGTAGTAATATGTCTGAAGCGCTTATGGAATTCATTGCTGAACGAGACGAAGCACTTCTTGATTATTATATGGATAAAGGCTATCAACCAGCATTGTGGCTTGAAAAAATGCAACAAATGGTTGGTTCTTGTCGACTTTTTCCTTGTGCGTATGGTTCGGCCTTACAGGATATAGGGGTAAAAGAATTTTTTGACTGTTTTGATCAGTTAACGACAACAACGTATAAAAAGACTGAACCGTTTTCGGGAAGGGTTTATAAAATCCGTTATGATGAATCCGGAACGAGAATTACCTTTATTAAAGCGAAAAGTGGGACGTTACGTGTGAGAGAGGAGCTTATATATGGGAATGGAGACATGGAGAAAATCACACAAATCCGTAAATATAGTGGGACTCAATTTCAGCAAGTAAAGGAGGGCTATGCTGGAGAGCTTTTTGCTGTCACAGGTCTTACAAATGCAGTTGTGGGGGATGGAGTCGGAGCGTTACTTGAGAAGGCTGAGTATGAAATGGTGCCAACCCTACGTTCGAAGGTTGTTTTTGAGCCAGGGATTAATAAAAAGGAGGCTCTCAAATATTTTCGAATATTAGAAGCAGAGGATCCATCTCTCCAAGTGACATGGGAAGAAAAGCTACAAGACATTCATTTGCATGTTATGGGGAAAATACAGCTAGAGGTTCTTCAAGAGATTGTATGTGAAAGGTTTGCTTTACAGGTTCAGTTTGACCGGCCGGAAATTTTGTATAAAGAAACGATTGAAACAGATACTATTGGTTACGGACACTTTGAACCATTGCGTCATTATGCGGAAGTACATCTTCAATTAGAGCCTGGCAAAAGAAATCAAGGGATTGTCTTTGAGAGCACTTGTCATACAGACCATTTGTCTATCGCTATTCAAAATCTCATTCGCCAGCATCTCTTCGAAAGGGAGCATCATGGAATTTTAACAGGAGCTCCGTTAACGGATATAAGGGTTACCCTCTTAACAGGAAGAGCGCATAATAAACATACACATGGCGGCGATTTCAGAGAAGCTACCTATCGTGCATTACGTCAAGGCCTGGAGAAAGCGCATAATCGTTTATTAGAGCCCTATTATTCCTTTAAAATTAAGGTAGATATGGATCAAATGGGCAGGGTTTTATCTGATATACAAACAGCATATGGGGAATTTGATGCGCCTGAAACAATAGAGGATAAAGTAGTTCTAACAGGTAAGGTTCCTGTTGCTACCTTTATGGAATATAGCACGACTCTTGCAGCATTCACACAAGGAAAAGGGCAGCTTTCTTTCACATTTGCAGGGTATTACCCTTGTCATAATGAAGAGGAAGTAATGGATAGACTTGGCTATGATAAAAATGCAGATCCAGAGTATACATCTTCCTCCATTTTTTGTGCAAAAGGGGCAGGATATACCGTTTCTTGGGAGAACGCAGAAGCAATGATGCATTGTCTATAA